A part of Gammaproteobacteria bacterium genomic DNA contains:
- the rpoZ gene encoding DNA-directed RNA polymerase subunit omega yields MARITVEDCQQRIENIFDLVRVAATRARRLANGAEPLVPRENEKPSVVALREIAAGLVTEESLNEQERSVEEAFATPGEVREY; encoded by the coding sequence ATGGCGCGAATTACCGTAGAAGACTGCCAGCAGCGGATCGAGAACATTTTCGACCTCGTTCGCGTGGCGGCTACGCGCGCGCGCAGGCTTGCCAACGGCGCCGAGCCCCTGGTTCCGCGCGAGAACGAAAAGCCCTCGGTGGTGGCGCTGCGCGAGATCGCGGCCGGGCTTGTTACGGAAGAGAGCCTCAACGAGCAGGAACGGTCCGTCGAGGAAGCATTCGCGACTCCGGGAGAAGTTCGCGAGTATTAG
- a CDS encoding guanylate kinase gives MTPRLFVVSAPSGTGKTTIVKRLVEENPGVSLAVSHTTRPPREREQDKRDYYFVSDTAFDEIRGDNGFLEHADVFGNRYGTSRREVSEKLASGCQVILEIDWQGAEQVRRAKPDAQGIFLLPPSREELEKRLRGRNTDKPEVVERRFSEARHDVRKWTDFHYVLVNDDIDETCRRMSKILTGDGAQYAVSDLRHRARVEELIGADDW, from the coding sequence GTGACGCCCCGCCTGTTTGTCGTTTCCGCCCCCTCGGGCACCGGCAAGACCACGATCGTCAAGCGTTTGGTCGAGGAGAATCCGGGCGTCAGCCTGGCGGTTTCCCATACCACGCGTCCGCCCCGCGAACGGGAGCAGGACAAGCGGGACTATTACTTTGTCAGCGATACCGCCTTCGATGAAATCCGCGGCGATAACGGGTTTCTGGAACACGCGGACGTATTCGGCAACCGCTACGGCACCAGCCGGCGCGAGGTAAGCGAGAAACTTGCAAGCGGCTGCCAGGTAATCCTTGAAATCGACTGGCAGGGCGCCGAGCAGGTGCGCCGCGCGAAGCCCGACGCGCAGGGCATCTTCCTTCTGCCGCCTTCCCGAGAGGAATTGGAAAAGCGCCTCAGGGGCCGCAACACCGACAAGCCGGAGGTGGTGGAGCGGAGGTTTTCCGAAGCGCGCCACGACGTACGGAAGTGGACCGACTTTCACTATGTGCTCGTCAATGACGACATTGATGAGACCTGCCGCAGGATGTCGAAGATCCTGACGGGCGACGGGGCGCAGTACGCGGTCTCCGACCTAAGGCACCGGGCGCGCGTCGAAGAACTCATCGGGGCGGACGACTGGTAG
- a CDS encoding YicC family protein, which yields MIRSMTGYAKEEYRSESGWLQWELKSVNHRHLDIEVRMPSAFREMEPEIRNLLATHVGRGHVDARLSWRPAEKFADRIKVNTGLAVRVIGYARVLAEQMRRPAAVSPLDVMRWPGVIEEHSADQSHMSGEVRKLLHKAADALRATQASEGRKLRKFIESRCSKMDKILKKFRSRTPELRDRAMVRMTERLDAIKVRVDAERLEKEVALLLMRYDISEELDRLEAHLVALRSALQASEPAGKRVNFLLQEIGRETNTLAAKSGDARGTHEAVDMRVLVEQMREQAQNIL from the coding sequence ATGATTCGCAGCATGACTGGCTATGCCAAAGAGGAATACCGCAGCGAGAGTGGTTGGCTGCAATGGGAATTGAAGTCGGTCAACCATCGTCATCTGGATATCGAAGTTCGCATGCCCAGCGCGTTTCGCGAGATGGAGCCCGAGATACGCAATCTGCTGGCGACGCACGTTGGGCGCGGGCACGTTGACGCCCGCCTGAGCTGGCGCCCGGCGGAAAAATTCGCCGACCGGATCAAGGTCAATACCGGCCTGGCGGTGCGGGTCATCGGATACGCGCGGGTGCTGGCGGAGCAGATGCGCCGTCCCGCGGCGGTCAGCCCGCTCGACGTCATGCGTTGGCCGGGCGTGATCGAGGAACATTCCGCCGACCAGAGCCACATGTCCGGAGAGGTCCGCAAGTTGCTGCACAAGGCAGCCGACGCCTTGCGCGCGACGCAGGCCAGCGAGGGCAGGAAGCTGAGGAAGTTCATCGAGAGCCGCTGCTCCAAGATGGACAAGATTCTCAAGAAGTTCCGTTCCCGCACGCCCGAACTGAGAGATCGGGCCATGGTCCGCATGACGGAACGCCTTGACGCGATCAAGGTGCGTGTCGATGCCGAGCGCCTGGAGAAGGAAGTGGCGCTGCTGCTGATGCGCTACGACATCAGCGAGGAACTCGATCGGCTGGAAGCCCACCTGGTGGCGCTGCGGTCCGCGCTACAGGCCAGCGAACCGGCCGGAAAGCGGGTGAATTTCCTTCTCCAGGAAATCGGCCGTGAGACCAATACGCTGGCCGCCAAGTCGGGAGACGCGCGCGGAACGCACGAAGCCGTGGATATGCGGGTTCTCGTCGAGCAAATGCGCGAGCAGGCCCAGAATATCCTGTGA
- a CDS encoding ribonuclease PH, with amino-acid sequence MRTKSTSTVRRPSGREPDRMRTVAFETGYTIHPGGSVLARFGETRVLCTASVDATVPHFLRGSGRGWVTAEYGMLPGSTHTRSRREASSGRQSGRTMEIQRLIGRSLRACVDFEALREHTIVVDCDVIQADGGTRTAAISGGWLALSLACRRRSWRRRFARFPLHGQVAAVSVGLYRGLEVLDLDYAEDSEAEADVNVVMNEAGGIIEVQGTAEAHAFLREELDRMLDLAADGIKKVLAAQEEAL; translated from the coding sequence ATGCGCACAAAATCCACTTCAACCGTGCGCCGTCCCAGTGGCCGTGAACCGGACCGGATGCGCACTGTCGCGTTCGAGACCGGCTACACGATCCATCCCGGCGGCTCGGTTCTCGCCCGTTTCGGCGAAACGCGCGTGCTTTGCACGGCAAGCGTGGACGCTACGGTCCCGCATTTCCTTCGCGGCAGCGGCCGCGGTTGGGTAACCGCGGAATACGGCATGCTGCCGGGATCCACGCACACCCGGAGCCGCCGTGAGGCAAGCAGCGGCCGTCAATCGGGACGAACGATGGAAATCCAGCGCCTGATCGGACGCTCGCTGCGCGCCTGCGTGGATTTTGAAGCGCTCCGCGAACACACGATCGTCGTCGATTGCGATGTCATACAGGCCGACGGCGGGACGCGTACGGCCGCAATATCCGGGGGTTGGCTGGCGCTGAGCCTGGCCTGCAGGCGGCGTTCATGGCGGCGCAGGTTCGCCCGTTTCCCGCTGCACGGCCAGGTGGCGGCGGTTTCCGTCGGACTGTATCGCGGGCTGGAAGTGCTGGACCTCGACTACGCCGAAGACTCGGAGGCCGAGGCCGACGTCAACGTGGTGATGAACGAGGCCGGGGGAATCATCGAGGTGCAGGGCACGGCCGAGGCGCACGCATTTCTGCGCGAGGAACTGGACCGCATGCTCGACCTTGCGGCCGACGGCATCAAAAAAGTCTTGGCGGCGCAGGAAGAGGCGCTCTAG